The following proteins are encoded in a genomic region of Streptomyces gobiensis:
- the rph gene encoding ribonuclease PH: MSRIDGRTAEQLRPVTIERGWSKHAEGSVLISFGDTKVFCTASVAEGVPRWRRGSGEGWVTGEYSMLPRATNTRGDREAVRGKIGGRTHEISRLIGRSLRSVVDFKALGENTIILDCDVLQADGGTRTAAITGAYVALADAVTWAQEKKLIKAKAQPLTGTVAAISVGIVGGVPLLDLCYEEDVRAETDMNVVCTGDGRFVEVQGTAEGEPFAREELTALLDLAVAGCAQLDGAQRQALARTS, from the coding sequence ATGTCTCGTATCGACGGCCGTACGGCCGAACAGCTCCGACCCGTCACCATCGAACGCGGCTGGAGCAAGCACGCCGAGGGCTCCGTCCTCATCTCCTTCGGCGACACCAAGGTCTTCTGCACCGCCAGCGTCGCCGAAGGCGTTCCGCGCTGGCGCCGGGGCAGCGGCGAGGGCTGGGTCACCGGCGAGTATTCGATGCTCCCGCGCGCGACCAACACGCGTGGTGACCGCGAGGCCGTCCGTGGCAAGATCGGCGGCCGTACCCATGAGATCTCCCGGCTTATCGGCCGGTCCCTGCGCTCCGTTGTCGACTTCAAGGCGCTCGGCGAGAACACCATCATCCTGGACTGCGATGTCCTTCAGGCCGACGGTGGCACCCGTACCGCCGCGATCACCGGTGCGTATGTGGCGCTGGCCGACGCCGTCACCTGGGCTCAGGAGAAGAAGCTGATCAAGGCCAAGGCCCAGCCGCTCACCGGTACCGTCGCCGCGATCAGCGTCGGTATTGTCGGCGGCGTTCCGCTGCTCGATCTCTGCTATGAGGAGGATGTCCGCGCGGAGACCGATATGAACGTCGTCTGCACCGGCGATGGGCGCTTTGTCGAGGTCCAGGGGACGGCGGAGGGGGAGCCCTTCGCGCGTGAAGAGCTGACCGCCCTGCTCGATCTGGCGGTCGCGGGCTGTGCCCAGCTTGACGGTGCGCAGCGGCAGGCCCTGGCACGGACGTCCTGA